A DNA window from Gigantopelta aegis isolate Gae_Host chromosome 4, Gae_host_genome, whole genome shotgun sequence contains the following coding sequences:
- the LOC121371489 gene encoding galactose-3-O-sulfotransferase 2-like, whose protein sequence is MLIPKMMIYRRKVSQVMIAVLIVCIVIYVLLPVYLLKKMNNFEMYKLTEERSFYHLYPLLKNNTSISMMSCKEKTNFVFIKCMKCATETLGTVFRRFGYVRNLTFVTPVGKKLYLGWPFQMTKSDYRPSKRPFNIIMEHSIYNKTVMEALMPADTLYITIIREPYSHFKSVFTYFNLKNIAKVSSNDPFTEYLHHIGKYEQIYQRHEASSTRYCIPDNFSMTKNLLSHCIGMSLGFPAGTQNITSDADAVERYIQQIDKDFSLVMIVEYFHESLILFKRIMCWTFKDIIYWNANVANYVKKFDPHSDENVKIYQKWSSVDYKLYDHFNKTLWKRIHAQTPDFFSEVQYFTTVQENVVKFCLKPDLKKLVFNKTVWHEQFEFSTEGCKMLKQKLLEAIQKRHDEQDHNSVPPTRKPGDRYVPLC, encoded by the coding sequence ATGCTAATACCCAAAATGATGATATATAGAAGAAAGGTTTCACAAGTGATGATAGCAGTGcttattgtttgtattgtaatatatgTGTTACTTcctgtttatttgttaaaaaagatGAACAATTTCGAAATGTATAAGCTAACTGAAGAACGATCATTTTATCATCTATATCCATTGTTAAAAAACAATACCAGTATATCTATGATGAGTTGTAAGGAAAagaccaattttgtttttataaaatgtatgaagTGTGCCACAGAAACTCTTGGAACAGTGTTTCGCCGGTTCGGTTATGTACGTAACTTAACATTCGTCACTCCTGTTGGGAAGAAACTTTATTTGGGTTGGCCATTTCAAATGACAAAATCTGATTACCGACCTTCAAAACGACCTTTCAATATTATCATGGAACACTCTATTTATAACAAAACTGTCATGGAAGCCTTGATGCCGGCTGATACTCTTTACATAACCATTATTCGTGAACCGTACAGTCATTTCAAATCTgtgtttacatattttaatttgaaaaatattgcCAAAGTGAGTAGTAATGACCCATTTACCGAATATTTACATCATATTGGTAAATATGAacaaatatatcaaaggcaCGAGGCCTCATCTACTAGGTACTGTATTCCCGACAACTTTTCCATGACCAAAAATTTGTTGTCTCACTGCATTGGAATGTCGTTAGGTTTTCCAGCAGGAACACAGAACATTACTTCAGATGCTGATGCTGTAGAAAGGTATATTCAACAAATTGACAAAGACTTCTCTCTTGTCATGATTGTTGAATATTTCCATGAATCTCTCATTCTTTTTAAACGCATCATGTGTTGGACTTTCAAAgatattatttattggaatgcAAATGTTGCAAATTATGTGAAGAAGTTTGATCCTCATTCTGATGAAAATGTTAAGATTTATCAGAAGTGGAGTTCAGTAGATTACAAACTTTATGACCATTTTAACAAGACCTTGTGGAAAAGGATTCATGCTCAAACACCTGATTTTTTCAGTGAAGTTCAATACTTTACTACCGTCCAGGAAAATGTTGTGAAGTTCTGTTTGAAACCAGATTTAAAAAAGCTTGTATTTAATAAAACTGTATGGCATGAACAGTTTGAATTCAGCACAGAAGGCTGTAAGATGTTAAAACAAAAGCTGTTAGAAGCTATTCAAAAGAGACATGATGAACAGGATCATAATTCTGTGCCTCCCACTAGGAAACCAGGTGATCGATATGTGCCTTTGTGTTAA
- the LOC121371488 gene encoding galactosylceramide sulfotransferase-like, which translates to MGVFLYMYRRKTSVIILFLFTFVLCMCVVPWLYLDFRTQPVKTNSTLKGVMTGHHHNISDDDSIVLETCKKERRNFVFIKCMKCATESLGTMFRKFGYDRNLSFVLPIKKNLWLGWPYPLSKANFRPSVRGYNILMEHSIYNKSFLQEIMPQNSVYISSIRKPFQHFLSVCQYFELPYYSNKVTFAEKIKDYLENFEHYETIYKSYELASVRRWCPGDEFSMTQNLLSHCLGMPLGFPPGRRDISQDLASAKEYIRFLDRNFMLIMIVEYLHESLVLLRRLMCWSLKDIIYNRVNKGVYDKKSPVTKENINLHKNISRIDYLLYDYFNATFWNKVGLQGKDFFDEVAMFTRIINDVTAFCRLSSDHSDSSIAFPESKWSTDFTVSRQECELQSKYLPILLKERYDEQEGHLHPPIDETKVVLRHC; encoded by the coding sequence ATGGGAGtgtttttgtacatgtacagaCGAAAAACATCTGTGattattttgtttctctttACATTTGTATTGTGTATGTGCGTTGTACCGTGGCTGTATTTGGATTTTCGTACCCAGCCGGTCAAGACAAATAGCACATTAAAGGGTGTGATGACAGGACATCATCACAACATTTCAGATGATGATTCCATAGTTTTAGAAACATGTAAAAAAGAGAGACGCAACTTTGTGTTCATCAAGTGCATGAAGTGCGCTACAGAAAGTCTGGGAACTATGTTCAGAAAGTTTGGTTATGATCGCAATCTTTCATTTGTTTTGCCTATAAAAAAGAACCTGTGGCTTGGCTGGCCATATCCATTGTCGAAGGCAAATTTCCGACCGTCTGTCCGTGGATATAACATCCTGATGGAACATTCTATTTACAATAAGTCATTTCTCCAGGAGATTATGCCACAGAACTCTGTGTACATCTCAAGCATACGCAAACCTTTCCAGCATTTTCTTTCAGTCTGCCAGTACTTCGAATTGCCTTATTACAGCAACAAGGTGACATTCGCCGAGAAAATAAAGGATTATCTGGAGAATTTTGAACATTATGAGACTATCTACAAGAGTTATGAATTGGCGTCAGTAAGGAGGTGGTGTCCAGGAGATGAATTCTCAATGACACAGAACCTGTTGTCTCACTGTCTTGGCATGCCTCTAGGATTCCCTCCCGGAAGAAGAGACATTTCGCAAGACTTGGCATCTGCTAAAGAGTACATCAGATTCTTAGACAGAAATTTTATGCTGATTATGATTGTGGAGTATCTTCATGAATCGCTTGTGTTGCTGAGAAGACTCATGTGCTGGTCTCTGAAGGACATCATATACAATCGTGTCAATAAAGGTGTCTATGACAAGAAGTCTCCAGTGACCAAGGAGAACATCAACCTTCACAAAAACATCAGCAGGATTGATTATTTGCTCTACGACTACTTCAATGCTACATTCTGGAACAAGGTGGGACTCCAAGGGAAAGATTTCTTTGATGAAGTTGCCATGTTTACCAGAATTATAAATGATGTTACTGCATTTTGTCGTCTGTCCTCTGATCATAGTGATTCTTCTATTGCCTTCCCCGAATCGAAGTGGAGTACTGATTTCACTGTGTCCAGACAAGAGTGTGAGCTGCAGAGCAAGTATCTGCCGATTTTGTTAAAAGAGAGATATGACGAGCAGGAAGGGCATTTACATCCACCCATTGATGAAACAAAAGTGGTTCTGAGGCATTGTTGA